TTCTTCTTGAACACGTGACGGCCATATCGTGGCGCATAGCGCAACAGGAACCAGATAAACCCGAGCACCTGGCGCGGCCCGATGCGCCCACGGCGAAGTAGTTCGAGGAAGAAGCGTTTCTCGGTACTCGGCCCCGCAACCAGTGTGCCGTCGATGTCGAACAGGGCGAGTGCCACGCCTCAGTGCCGTCCGGTTTGCTGTGGCATGAGTTTGCCGAGCAGGGTGTGCCGCTCCTGGTAGGCGAACTCGACGATCACCGGCAGGCCGCGCACCAGGCAGATCGCCACCGACAGGTACACGAGCGCGGCACCGATGCCGGTCATCAGCGCACCCCATTGCGCCCAGATCTGGGGGATCAGCGCCGGCATCGGCTGAATGAACAGCAACCAGCAGAACGCGTGCGCCTTCAGCACCGCGTAGAAGATCCGCATGAACTTGCCGGCGACCAGCCACCGGCCGAGTGCCGACTGCATCATTGCAAACGGACTCTGGTGGCTGCTCGCGGTCTGGCTGGCGCGGATCGCATCGACGATAGTGCCGCGGATCACG
This genomic interval from Gammaproteobacteria bacterium contains the following:
- a CDS encoding CDP-alcohol phosphatidyltransferase family protein; the encoded protein is MANLITLSRLLLLIVVVVVAYQPPSWWQFLNVPLLIVVFVTDGLDGYVARRRGETSLFGAMLDIAGDRIVELTMWIVLADLDLLPVWVPLVFVIRGTIVDAIRASQTASSHQSPFAMMQSALGRWLVAGKFMRIFYAVLKAHAFCWLLFIQPMPALIPQIWAQWGALMTGIGAALVYLSVAICLVRGLPVIVEFAYQERHTLLGKLMPQQTGRH